A single window of Gimesia chilikensis DNA harbors:
- a CDS encoding S24 family peptidase, with protein MQTSTKPSIPPWPEQCHLRGRINFINTNQSCNKGEPPIGWATHYIEQLQAGETVSFRPRGNSMKGKIESGQLCTVAPVEEDELQKGDIVLCKVNGSQYLHLIKAIQGKRFQIGNNIGRINGWISFQSIYGKLIQVEP; from the coding sequence ATGCAGACTTCCACAAAGCCCTCGATTCCGCCCTGGCCGGAACAGTGCCACCTTCGTGGCCGTATTAATTTCATTAATACCAATCAAAGCTGTAATAAAGGAGAGCCTCCCATCGGCTGGGCCACACACTATATTGAACAACTCCAGGCAGGCGAGACCGTCTCTTTTCGTCCACGGGGGAATTCCATGAAAGGGAAAATTGAATCCGGGCAGCTCTGCACGGTCGCCCCCGTTGAGGAAGACGAACTCCAGAAGGGAGACATTGTGCTCTGTAAAGTGAATGGCAGTCAGTACCTGCATCTGATCAAAGCCATCCAGGGCAAACGCTTTCAGATCGGCAATAACATCGGTCGGATCAATGGCTGGATTTCGTTTCAATCTATTTATGGTAAACTGATCCAGGTAGAACCCTGA
- a CDS encoding aspartate kinase yields the protein MTNSVVCKFGGSSVANATQIEKVRRIVADNPQRRFVVVSAPGRVQKNEEKITDHLLNIATRGQHFRDSRKSISATESKQAVIDRFSGIISDLEIEGNDLIESLKTDLEPNLDGDKRIAFLASRGEHYNARIIARYFQRKGMEARACLPEEFGFLVTDSYLDAKVEEPAYENIAVLDQEETDMVTVIPGFYGVTEAGEIAVFSRGGSDLTGGEIAYAIDGDKYENWTDVSGVLESDPRIISAARAIPRLTFKEIRLLSSKGVNVFHLDAMLNCRKRKIPIHVRNTNHPEAAGTQILNERVPEEGVVGIARLDNMAYIYLEKDMLCEEVGFTATLLTIFQSYGINTYHYPTDKDDIAVLVKQDDLKGSINDLRRAIEKQLKPDFMDVVYNLSVITPVGLGLKRNSYPLVDAINALGEHHIPIEMIDQSPSQICFHIGVSQAVADDALNILYRVLISDTRA from the coding sequence ATGACAAACAGTGTAGTCTGTAAATTTGGTGGAAGTTCCGTAGCGAACGCTACTCAAATCGAAAAAGTCCGTCGCATTGTCGCCGACAATCCCCAGCGACGGTTTGTGGTGGTCTCGGCTCCGGGGCGAGTCCAGAAAAACGAAGAAAAGATCACCGATCATTTGCTCAACATCGCGACCCGGGGGCAGCACTTTCGCGACTCCCGTAAATCGATTTCTGCAACCGAGAGCAAACAGGCGGTCATCGATCGCTTCAGCGGCATCATCTCCGACCTGGAGATCGAAGGCAACGACCTGATCGAGTCGCTGAAAACCGATCTGGAGCCGAACCTGGATGGCGATAAACGGATCGCGTTCCTTGCTTCGCGGGGCGAGCACTACAATGCCCGGATCATCGCGCGGTATTTCCAAAGAAAAGGCATGGAAGCCCGGGCCTGTCTGCCCGAAGAATTTGGCTTCCTGGTGACCGACAGTTATCTCGATGCCAAGGTGGAAGAACCTGCCTATGAAAATATCGCCGTCCTCGATCAGGAAGAGACCGACATGGTCACCGTCATCCCCGGCTTTTACGGGGTGACTGAAGCAGGAGAGATCGCTGTCTTCTCCCGAGGTGGTTCCGATTTGACCGGAGGCGAAATTGCCTACGCGATCGATGGCGACAAGTACGAAAACTGGACCGACGTGAGCGGCGTGCTCGAATCCGACCCCCGCATCATCTCTGCTGCCCGGGCGATTCCCCGCCTGACGTTCAAAGAGATCCGTCTGCTCTCCTCCAAGGGAGTCAATGTCTTTCATCTCGATGCGATGCTCAACTGCCGCAAACGCAAAATCCCGATTCACGTCCGCAATACAAATCACCCGGAAGCCGCAGGTACGCAGATTCTCAACGAGCGCGTGCCGGAAGAGGGTGTGGTCGGCATCGCCCGGCTGGACAACATGGCCTACATCTACCTGGAGAAGGACATGCTCTGCGAAGAGGTCGGCTTCACCGCGACGCTGCTGACGATCTTCCAGAGTTACGGGATCAACACCTACCATTATCCGACCGATAAAGACGACATCGCCGTTCTGGTCAAACAGGACGACCTCAAAGGGAGCATCAACGACCTGCGGCGGGCCATTGAAAAACAGCTCAAGCCCGATTTTATGGACGTGGTCTACAATCTGTCGGTGATCACACCGGTCGGACTGGGGCTCAAACGCAACTCGTATCCGCTGGTCGATGCGATCAACGCGCTGGGTGAGCACCATATTCCGATCGAAATGATCGACCAGAGTCCCTCACAGATCTGTTTCCATATCGGCGTCAGCCAGGCGGTTGCCGACGATGCCTTGAACATTCTGTATCGCGTGCTGATCAGCGACACCCGCGCTTGA
- a CDS encoding DUF6790 family protein — MGKLIQFVMENFTLTFLILGLIVSGFSLLRKPRPLSRANIVESLFAWFLFFSIGCSFFYNFIMHSFFGEMAASFIGWSQSPFQFEVGTASLGYAVVGFLAFRGSLGMRAAAVVGPSMFLLGAAGGHVYQMITVHNFAPGNAGLIFYTDILLPIIGFVLLGMQYRCQRREQTESPT; from the coding sequence ATGGGTAAGCTGATTCAATTCGTCATGGAAAATTTTACGCTCACCTTTCTGATCCTGGGGCTGATCGTTTCCGGATTTTCTCTCTTGAGAAAACCGAGACCATTGTCACGAGCGAACATTGTTGAGTCCCTGTTTGCCTGGTTTCTATTCTTTTCCATAGGCTGTTCTTTCTTCTATAACTTCATCATGCATTCGTTCTTTGGCGAGATGGCTGCCAGTTTCATTGGCTGGTCCCAGAGTCCGTTTCAGTTTGAAGTCGGGACCGCCAGTCTGGGTTATGCTGTAGTGGGCTTTCTGGCGTTCCGGGGCAGCCTGGGCATGCGGGCCGCAGCGGTGGTCGGGCCGTCGATGTTTCTACTGGGCGCTGCGGGCGGACACGTCTACCAGATGATCACAGTACATAACTTTGCTCCCGGGAATGCCGGGCTGATCTTTTACACGGACATCCTGCTGCCCATCATCGGTTTTGTCCTGCTGGGCATGCAGTATCGTTGTCAGCGCAGGGAACAGACTGAGTCCCCGACTTAA
- a CDS encoding PAS domain-containing hybrid sensor histidine kinase/response regulator — protein MRPETVLKVRARKLWILCLLCALLPGMMASAIAAETTAPATAKSCSGGHCAQAAAKPELQAEGPVTFFSKLFDTNDYPQRWYCGTWSSDVGWLHILSDIAIFGAYFTIPVMLLYFLLQRKDLPFPRIIWLFAAFILFCGFGHLIEAGIFWWPVYRFSGLIKASTAIVSWITVFVLIRLIPEALKLPSAALLGTKLQESQERLDYALEAGQIGVWELDLKTNLLNWDRRTREMFDVHPEQTELRFEDFSKRLHPADRERVETCFNHSVDTGTPYSCEYRVIYRDGSVHYIYAQGHAVFDEIGEPKLFVGVCHDFTDQQIQKNALSESEQNYRSTFEQVAMGIAHVSPDGRWLRFNQGLCDLLGYTDQELLDQNWQDLTHPDDLDADLVQVSKLLAGEIDSYSVEKRYLTQDQAVVWTNMTVSLVRLPTGEPRHFIFLIENIQGRKEAEKALQMYHQKVKKLSLVASKTKHSVIISDAQGYIEWVNDAFTTLSGYTLNEVMEQHLCDILRGPEANSDTIASIRDSLQKKESIATEIVNYDRDGREYWIELKIDPVLDDDDILLNFIATQVDVTARKQSEFALRMANSQFSKLRQADILGIMTCRFDGSVEQANDELLRILGYTTNDLEAGLINCQELTPTEWQQRDQEVLQEMLETGAAKPIEKEYYRKDGSRVPVVLGMTRLDEAEDLCLCFVLDATAQKETEEKLKDAKQAAEEASRAKSDFLANMSHELRTPLNGVIGMTELLAGTNLNRQQQDFVDACRNSGESLLGLINDILDFSKIEAGKLDLDLHQFDVEKLLMDTMSTMVWRAAEKNLELPCSIDPATRLILKGDSYRLRQVLVNLVGNAIKFTETGEVSVQAEAIEQETDQITIRFTVSDTGIGISEDKLDRLFQSFTQVDASTTRNYGGSGLGLVISRNLVELMSGSIGIESQEGTGSTFWFEIPFEIISPTSVALPIRSPLAGKRALIVDDNQKCLHILHDFAKEWGLKTDLACSVAEALSILERAHDNQEIIDLVLTDLELPDLSGRGLAYELKDADPKVILISRSPETHLSQSELQESGAAALLHKPLNRHKLYEVLCNLFQQESSLPRIQDLDTHQEAEEHALLSATTVLLAEDNNINQMYVTELMKQFGCICHTAVNGLEAIEAVKRHNYDLVLMDCQMPELDGLEATRQIRELEQTGELEGHLHIVALTANAIKGDRERCLEAGMDDYISKPVQKAQLRKLLDQYHARKASHQHSISAKTEAIVSSDREIDSDRAIDTAALMELCSGNLELIESLLDELESSGETRVAHIRAHADQGNARGVAEAAHSLKGATSILCAASLQQLSQEIEQTGTEDHLETIDVLIDKLSTEMQRCLRELPQVRADLQVMSEAGE, from the coding sequence ATGCGTCCGGAAACTGTACTCAAAGTTCGCGCCAGAAAACTCTGGATTCTCTGCCTGTTATGTGCACTGCTGCCGGGGATGATGGCCTCTGCAATCGCTGCCGAAACAACTGCGCCCGCGACTGCGAAAAGTTGCTCTGGCGGTCATTGTGCGCAAGCAGCTGCCAAACCAGAGCTGCAAGCCGAAGGGCCGGTTACGTTTTTCTCGAAACTGTTCGACACCAACGATTACCCGCAGCGCTGGTATTGTGGTACCTGGTCGAGTGATGTGGGCTGGCTGCATATCCTGTCTGACATTGCCATCTTCGGTGCCTATTTCACCATTCCGGTGATGCTGCTCTACTTCCTGTTACAGCGCAAAGATCTGCCTTTCCCGCGAATTATCTGGCTGTTTGCCGCTTTTATTCTGTTCTGCGGTTTTGGACATCTGATTGAAGCGGGCATCTTCTGGTGGCCTGTTTACCGTTTTTCCGGGTTGATTAAGGCCAGTACCGCGATCGTCTCCTGGATTACGGTCTTCGTATTAATCCGTCTGATTCCCGAGGCACTCAAACTTCCTTCCGCGGCGCTGTTAGGTACGAAGCTGCAGGAAAGCCAGGAACGGCTGGATTATGCGCTGGAAGCGGGACAGATCGGCGTCTGGGAACTCGATCTGAAAACCAACCTGCTTAACTGGGACCGGCGGACGCGGGAGATGTTCGATGTACATCCTGAGCAAACAGAACTGCGCTTTGAAGATTTCAGCAAACGACTGCATCCCGCTGACAGGGAACGTGTCGAAACCTGTTTTAATCACAGCGTCGATACCGGCACTCCTTACAGTTGTGAATATCGCGTGATTTACCGGGATGGCTCGGTACATTACATCTATGCTCAGGGGCATGCCGTCTTTGATGAAATTGGTGAGCCGAAATTGTTTGTCGGCGTCTGCCATGATTTCACAGATCAACAGATCCAGAAAAATGCCCTTTCCGAAAGTGAGCAGAACTATCGCAGCACCTTTGAGCAGGTCGCGATGGGAATCGCTCATGTGTCTCCCGATGGTCGCTGGCTGCGGTTCAATCAAGGATTGTGCGATCTGCTGGGCTACACAGATCAGGAGCTGCTGGATCAGAACTGGCAGGACCTCACTCACCCGGACGATCTGGATGCAGACCTCGTCCAGGTCTCGAAATTACTGGCAGGTGAAATCGACTCCTACTCGGTTGAAAAACGATACCTTACACAGGATCAAGCGGTTGTCTGGACTAATATGACTGTTTCACTGGTCCGTCTGCCAACCGGAGAACCACGGCACTTCATCTTCCTGATCGAGAATATCCAGGGGCGCAAAGAAGCCGAAAAAGCATTACAGATGTATCACCAGAAAGTCAAAAAACTGTCCCTGGTCGCCAGTAAAACCAAGCATTCGGTGATCATCTCCGACGCCCAGGGTTATATAGAATGGGTTAATGATGCCTTTACCACGCTGAGTGGTTACACGCTTAACGAGGTGATGGAACAGCACCTCTGTGATATATTACGGGGCCCGGAAGCGAACTCAGATACGATTGCCAGCATCAGAGACAGCCTGCAGAAAAAAGAGAGCATCGCGACGGAAATTGTGAATTATGATCGCGACGGACGCGAATACTGGATCGAACTCAAGATCGATCCGGTACTTGATGACGATGACATCCTGCTGAACTTCATCGCCACCCAGGTTGATGTGACGGCCCGCAAACAGTCGGAGTTCGCCCTGCGGATGGCCAATTCTCAGTTCAGCAAATTGCGACAGGCCGACATCCTGGGAATCATGACCTGTCGCTTTGACGGCAGTGTCGAACAGGCAAATGATGAACTGCTCCGCATTCTGGGTTATACAACCAACGACCTGGAAGCCGGGTTGATCAACTGCCAGGAGCTGACGCCGACAGAGTGGCAGCAGCGTGATCAGGAAGTACTGCAGGAAATGCTGGAAACCGGTGCAGCAAAACCGATCGAAAAAGAATACTACCGTAAAGATGGCAGCCGCGTTCCCGTTGTGCTGGGCATGACGCGTCTGGATGAAGCGGAGGACCTCTGTCTCTGTTTCGTACTCGATGCCACCGCGCAGAAAGAGACCGAAGAAAAACTGAAAGACGCCAAACAGGCCGCGGAAGAAGCGAGCCGGGCCAAGAGTGATTTCCTGGCCAATATGAGTCACGAGCTGCGTACGCCACTCAATGGAGTGATCGGCATGACAGAGTTACTGGCTGGTACAAACCTGAACCGGCAGCAGCAGGACTTCGTCGATGCCTGCCGGAACAGTGGTGAATCGCTGCTGGGCCTGATCAATGATATTCTCGACTTCTCCAAAATCGAAGCCGGCAAACTGGACCTGGACCTGCATCAGTTCGACGTCGAAAAACTGTTGATGGACACCATGAGCACCATGGTCTGGCGAGCCGCCGAGAAAAATCTGGAGCTCCCCTGTTCTATCGATCCCGCCACGCGACTGATTCTTAAGGGAGACAGTTATCGACTGCGTCAGGTACTGGTGAACCTCGTTGGTAACGCAATTAAGTTTACCGAAACCGGTGAAGTTTCCGTGCAAGCGGAAGCCATCGAACAGGAGACCGATCAGATTACGATCCGCTTCACCGTGAGTGATACGGGCATTGGTATCTCTGAAGACAAACTGGACCGCCTGTTCCAGTCGTTTACGCAGGTCGATGCTTCGACCACACGCAACTATGGCGGCAGTGGTCTGGGGCTGGTCATCTCGCGGAACCTGGTCGAATTAATGAGTGGTTCAATTGGCATCGAGAGCCAGGAAGGCACAGGTTCGACCTTCTGGTTTGAGATTCCCTTTGAAATCATCTCGCCCACTTCGGTGGCACTCCCGATCCGCTCACCGCTGGCTGGGAAACGGGCCCTGATCGTCGACGACAATCAAAAGTGCCTGCATATCCTGCACGATTTCGCCAAAGAATGGGGACTGAAAACGGACCTCGCCTGCTCGGTCGCGGAAGCACTTTCGATTCTGGAACGGGCACACGATAATCAGGAGATCATTGACCTGGTACTGACCGATCTGGAACTGCCGGACCTGAGTGGCAGGGGTCTCGCCTACGAACTCAAGGACGCAGATCCCAAAGTCATTCTGATCTCCCGTTCGCCGGAAACACATCTGAGCCAGAGTGAACTGCAGGAGAGTGGCGCTGCTGCCCTGTTACACAAACCGCTGAATCGACACAAACTGTATGAGGTGCTCTGTAACCTGTTTCAACAGGAATCCAGCCTGCCTCGCATACAGGATCTCGATACGCATCAGGAGGCTGAAGAACACGCATTGCTGTCGGCAACGACGGTTCTGCTGGCAGAGGATAACAACATCAACCAGATGTACGTTACCGAGTTGATGAAGCAGTTCGGCTGCATTTGTCATACAGCCGTCAATGGCCTGGAGGCAATCGAAGCGGTCAAACGGCACAATTACGATCTGGTCCTGATGGACTGTCAGATGCCGGAACTGGACGGACTGGAAGCCACCCGACAGATTCGTGAACTGGAGCAGACAGGAGAGCTTGAGGGACACCTCCACATTGTGGCACTCACTGCGAATGCGATCAAAGGAGATCGGGAACGCTGCCTGGAAGCCGGCATGGATGACTACATCAGTAAACCCGTGCAGAAAGCGCAGCTCAGAAAGCTGCTCGATCAGTACCATGCCAGGAAAGCATCACACCAGCATTCGATATCTGCGAAAACTGAAGCGATCGTCTCTTCTGATCGAGAAATCGACAGTGACCGCGCCATAGATACAGCTGCTTTGATGGAGCTTTGCAGCGGTAATCTGGAACTGATTGAATCGCTGCTGGATGAACTGGAATCCTCGGGCGAAACGCGTGTGGCACATATTCGCGCGCATGCAGATCAGGGCAATGCCCGAGGCGTGGCTGAAGCAGCACACTCGCTTAAGGGAGCTACCAGTATTCTGTGTGCAGCCTCCCTGCAACAGTTATCACAGGAAATTGAGCAAACCGGCACTGAGGACCACCTGGAAACCATTGATGTTTTGATCGATAAACTCTCTACCGAAATGCAACGTTGTCTGCGGGAACTTCCCCAAGTCAGAGCAGATCTGCAGGTGATGTCCGAAGCGGGCGAATAA
- a CDS encoding SAM-dependent methyltransferase, producing MKTDMLVNLAIECVERGWFPDSLVRRAIRRLCSKRLDSLDGASPAADAENRRAFVEAALKSPIALVPEKANEQHYEVPAAFYELVLGSRRKYSCCYWPEGVTTLDEAEVAALKESCLHAELEDGMRILELGCGWGSLTLWIAEQYPQCHITAVSNSHSQRAAIEQMAQERGYTDRVNVITADMNDFEPEQKFDRVVSVEMFEHMRNYARLLNRISEWLVDDGKLFVHIFCHRNYVYEFSDQNADDWMARHFFTGGIMPADNWFSHFQQDMQVEQQWRWNGRHYQLTSEAWLENLDQRSAQVLPILAETYGTQQAHRWWMRWRLFFLAVAELFGYQSGEEWYVSHYLLSKTTVKHDAPSLPDKVTEHSLH from the coding sequence ATGAAAACTGATATGCTGGTGAATCTGGCCATTGAATGCGTGGAGCGGGGCTGGTTCCCCGACAGTCTGGTTCGGCGTGCCATCCGCAGGCTCTGCAGCAAACGGCTCGATAGCCTGGATGGGGCGAGTCCGGCCGCGGATGCCGAGAATCGACGTGCTTTCGTCGAGGCTGCCCTTAAGAGCCCGATTGCCCTGGTTCCAGAGAAGGCGAACGAACAGCATTACGAAGTACCTGCCGCTTTTTATGAGCTGGTACTTGGATCGAGGCGGAAATACAGCTGCTGTTACTGGCCGGAAGGGGTGACGACCCTCGACGAAGCAGAAGTCGCTGCTTTAAAAGAGAGCTGCCTGCATGCAGAACTGGAAGATGGCATGCGGATCCTGGAACTGGGCTGCGGCTGGGGCTCACTGACTCTCTGGATCGCTGAACAGTATCCTCAATGTCACATCACCGCTGTGTCCAACTCTCATTCTCAACGGGCAGCGATCGAACAAATGGCACAAGAGCGCGGCTATACAGACCGCGTCAATGTGATTACTGCTGACATGAACGATTTCGAACCCGAGCAAAAGTTCGATCGTGTGGTCTCTGTGGAAATGTTCGAACACATGCGGAATTATGCCCGCCTGTTAAATCGCATTTCCGAATGGCTGGTCGACGACGGGAAACTCTTCGTGCACATTTTCTGTCATCGAAACTATGTCTACGAATTCAGTGATCAAAATGCAGACGACTGGATGGCCCGGCATTTCTTTACCGGGGGAATCATGCCCGCCGATAACTGGTTTTCACACTTTCAGCAAGACATGCAGGTCGAACAGCAGTGGCGCTGGAACGGTCGTCACTATCAGCTGACTTCCGAGGCCTGGCTGGAAAATCTGGACCAGCGCAGCGCGCAAGTCCTGCCGATCCTGGCAGAAACTTATGGGACGCAGCAGGCCCACCGCTGGTGGATGCGCTGGCGTCTGTTTTTCCTCGCGGTCGCGGAACTGTTCGGCTATCAGTCCGGCGAAGAGTGGTACGTCTCACACTATCTGTTGAGTAAAACAACCGTGAAGCATGATGCCCCGTCACTTCCTGATAAAGTGACGGAACATTCTCTGCATTAA
- a CDS encoding DUF1295 domain-containing protein: MNPWWMILIGGAGMSAVMVVLWLLQKRTGDAGIVDVAWGMGVGLLSLFFAWGSVEGDLTRRIIVATLALLWSLRLSGYILYRVLTMPEDGRYQTLKEKWGTAAQGKLFWFYQLQAVGSLLFALPMLLAARSMAPLGFLDYLGIVIWFAAISGELIADQQLSRFRSDPHQTGQVCQRGLWHYSRHPNYFFEWLHWWAYVCLAIQAPWGWLTILGPLLMLHFILNVTGIPPTEAQAIKSRGEAYREYQRTTSAFFPWPPKSKQVTI, from the coding sequence TTGAATCCCTGGTGGATGATTCTGATCGGCGGCGCAGGCATGTCGGCTGTCATGGTAGTGCTCTGGTTGCTCCAGAAACGGACTGGGGATGCAGGCATTGTTGATGTCGCCTGGGGCATGGGAGTCGGCTTGCTCAGTCTGTTCTTCGCCTGGGGTAGTGTCGAAGGCGATTTGACCAGGCGGATCATCGTCGCGACATTGGCTCTACTTTGGTCATTAAGACTCAGTGGTTACATTCTCTATCGCGTCTTAACCATGCCCGAAGACGGCCGTTATCAGACCCTCAAAGAGAAATGGGGAACCGCCGCCCAGGGGAAACTCTTCTGGTTCTATCAGCTTCAGGCGGTGGGAAGTCTGCTCTTTGCTCTGCCGATGTTGCTGGCAGCCCGCAGTATGGCACCGCTGGGGTTTCTTGATTATCTCGGAATCGTGATCTGGTTTGCTGCGATCTCAGGGGAACTCATCGCCGATCAGCAGCTGTCCCGGTTTCGTTCAGATCCTCACCAGACGGGGCAGGTTTGTCAGCGCGGACTCTGGCATTATTCCCGGCACCCCAATTACTTTTTTGAATGGCTGCACTGGTGGGCCTACGTCTGTCTGGCAATCCAGGCTCCCTGGGGCTGGCTGACAATTCTCGGTCCACTCCTGATGCTGCATTTCATCCTTAATGTAACGGGGATCCCACCAACGGAAGCCCAGGCCATCAAGAGCCGGGGCGAAGCCTATCGCGAGTATCAGCGGACCACGAGTGCCTTCTTTCCCTGGCCTCCTAAATCAAAACAGGTGACAATATGA
- a CDS encoding SAM-dependent methyltransferase, producing MSTINESPELTWNASASAGLMDTTCRTLLLKKLQSMQHGRITLIDGEQEQHFGDPDAGLRAVVLVQNPRFYRRAVLEGGLGIAQSLIDGDWSCHNLTALVRIFIRNLEVTDRFEGGMAWFRQCAARLGHWLRRNTRLGAARNIHAHYDLGNDFYRLFLDDTMSYSCGVFEQETDTMQEASLNKLDRVCRNLNLKPGDHLLEIGTGWGGLAVHAAQYYGCRVTTTTISQEQYNLAAERVDAAGLTDRVTLLLKDYRDLEGQYDKLVSIEMIEAVGAEFFETYFQKCSDLLKPDGMMLLQGIVIKDQRFKEYLKSVDFIRRYIFPGGCLPSVAAILETTSRVTDFRLLQLEDIAPHYAQTLRCWREAFHERIDAVRAQGYSESFIRMWDYYFCYCEAAFEERQCNTVQMLLAKPACRFDLVRHHALRDLTKEAEEVLA from the coding sequence ATGAGTACCATCAACGAATCCCCCGAACTGACCTGGAACGCATCTGCGTCTGCCGGTCTCATGGACACGACCTGCCGCACACTGTTATTAAAGAAATTACAGTCGATGCAGCACGGCCGGATAACCCTCATCGATGGAGAACAGGAGCAGCATTTCGGCGATCCGGATGCCGGCTTACGAGCCGTTGTCCTGGTGCAGAATCCCCGCTTTTACCGTCGGGCTGTCCTTGAGGGAGGCCTGGGCATTGCACAATCACTGATCGACGGTGACTGGTCCTGTCATAATCTGACGGCACTGGTGCGGATCTTCATTCGCAACCTGGAAGTCACCGATCGCTTTGAAGGGGGCATGGCCTGGTTCCGACAGTGTGCCGCCCGGCTCGGGCACTGGCTCAGACGTAATACACGCCTCGGCGCTGCCCGCAACATTCATGCACACTACGATCTGGGGAACGATTTTTACCGCCTCTTCCTGGACGATACCATGAGCTATTCCTGCGGCGTCTTCGAACAGGAGACAGACACCATGCAGGAAGCCTCTTTGAATAAGCTGGACCGCGTCTGCCGGAATCTCAATCTGAAACCGGGTGATCATCTGCTGGAGATCGGCACGGGCTGGGGAGGGCTGGCCGTGCATGCTGCCCAGTATTATGGCTGTCGGGTGACAACCACCACCATTTCGCAGGAGCAGTACAACCTGGCTGCCGAGCGTGTGGACGCCGCCGGACTGACCGATCGCGTGACACTCCTGCTGAAAGACTACCGCGATCTGGAAGGACAGTACGATAAACTGGTTTCGATCGAAATGATTGAAGCGGTCGGAGCCGAATTCTTCGAGACTTACTTTCAGAAGTGCTCAGACCTGCTCAAGCCGGACGGCATGATGTTGCTGCAGGGAATTGTAATCAAGGATCAGCGGTTCAAGGAATATCTCAAAAGCGTGGATTTCATCCGCCGCTACATCTTTCCGGGAGGTTGCCTCCCTTCGGTGGCTGCGATCCTCGAAACAACATCCCGGGTAACCGATTTCCGCCTCCTGCAACTGGAAGACATCGCTCCCCACTATGCCCAGACACTCCGCTGCTGGCGGGAAGCCTTTCATGAGCGGATCGACGCGGTCCGCGCCCAAGGCTATTCCGAGTCGTTCATTCGCATGTGGGATTATTATTTCTGTTACTGCGAAGCCGCTTTCGAGGAGCGGCAGTGTAACACGGTGCAGATGCTGCTTGCCAAGCCGGCGTGTCGCTTCGATCTCGTACGTCATCATGCACTTCGCGACTTGACCAAAGAGGCAGAGGAGGTGCTGGCTTGA
- a CDS encoding DUF1365 domain-containing protein has protein sequence MESGIYTGWVRHRRLKPVEHSFRNRIYLMYLDLDELDSVFEGRWCWSTRRPALARFRRADHLGDPEQPLGESVRDFVVEQGYPRPEGPIRLLTHLRYFGFVMNPVSFYYCFNRAGTDWETVVAEVNNTPWGERHCYVISRKQLEANGDDQLMQKVFHVSPFMPLDMQYGWKLTEPQQKLTVHIDNYRESEKVFDVTMQLERREITTRNLWQVLLTYPLMTWYVFAAIYWQALRLWWKKVPFYPHPRHLSTTDNQITGTEPNARTS, from the coding sequence ATGGAAAGCGGAATCTACACCGGCTGGGTTCGACACAGACGACTTAAACCCGTCGAACACAGCTTTCGCAATCGAATCTACCTGATGTACCTCGATCTGGATGAACTCGATTCCGTGTTCGAGGGACGCTGGTGCTGGTCTACCCGTCGTCCGGCTCTGGCCCGGTTTCGCAGAGCCGATCATCTGGGCGATCCGGAACAACCACTGGGAGAAAGCGTTCGCGACTTTGTGGTAGAGCAGGGCTATCCCCGACCCGAGGGGCCGATTCGGCTGCTCACGCATCTGCGGTATTTCGGATTTGTGATGAACCCGGTCTCTTTCTACTACTGTTTTAATCGTGCAGGCACAGACTGGGAAACCGTCGTCGCGGAAGTGAACAACACGCCCTGGGGAGAACGGCACTGTTATGTGATTTCGCGGAAACAACTGGAAGCAAACGGGGACGATCAGTTGATGCAGAAGGTTTTTCATGTTTCTCCCTTCATGCCTCTGGATATGCAGTATGGCTGGAAACTGACAGAGCCCCAGCAGAAGCTGACCGTTCATATCGATAACTATCGTGAAAGTGAAAAAGTATTTGACGTAACGATGCAACTGGAACGTCGGGAGATCACAACCCGCAACCTGTGGCAGGTCCTGCTGACTTATCCGCTGATGACCTGGTACGTGTTCGCGGCGATCTACTGGCAGGCACTCCGCCTGTGGTGGAAGAAGGTTCCCTTTTATCCCCATCCCAGACATCTCTCGACCACAGACAATCAAATTACAGGCACAGAGCCCAACGCGAGGACCTCATGA